CAGGGATGCGGTGCCTGTGTGGCTACCTGTAAAGGCAGTGCCATAACTCTTGCCGGATTCAGTGATGATGAACTTTTCGAGGAGATCGTATTATGAAAATGAATAAAGAACCTCAGATACTGGGAATTTTGTGTAAATGGTGCAGCTATACGGGAGCTGATCTGGCAGGAACCAGCCGTTTTACCTATCCGGCCAATGTTAAGATCGTACAGGTGCCCTGTTCCGGCAGAGTAGATCCTGTAATGATCTTTAAGGCTTTTGTTGAAGGTTACGACGGTGTCATGGTAAGTGGTTGTCACCCTGGTGACTGTCATTATGGTACCGGAAATTATCATGCTCGTAGAAAACTTGCTGTAGCGAGAAGACTGCTGAATTTCGTTGGTATTAATTATGATCGGATGCATTTCACCTGGATCTCGGCTGCAGAGGGGAAAAAATTTGCCGATGAGTGTACTCAATTCACTCAACAACTTAAAGATCTGGCAGATAAACCCAAGACACTTGCTCGAAAGGAGCTGGCTAAATGAAAGAACTGATCGTAAAAGCAAAAGAACTTTTTGAGTTAAAAATAATTGAAGTTCTCCTGGGATGGAAATATGATGAAATTATTAGTGATGTAAGACCTTATCTTTTTAAGGATATTTCCGAAATTGATGAACTTATCTATGATCGCAGAAGCGTGCACAACCTTACTAATTATCTTCCCAACATAACTAAAAGATATAAGAAAGTCGGGATAGTTTTGAAAGGCTGTGACGGCAGGTCACTTACTACCCAGATCGTGGAGCACAGGATCAACCTGAATCAGATCGTTGCACTGGCAGTTGGTTGTGAAGGTGTTGATATCGATGAAAAACAAGCCCCTAAGTGCGATGACTGCCCAACTAACATTTCTCCCATTGCCGATTATGTATTTGGAGAGAAAAAGACTGCAACTGAACCAGGTTATGATCAATTGAAAAAAATCGAAGCCATGACTGATCCCGAACGTTGGGATTTCTTTGCAGTCGAATTCGATAAATGCACTCGTTGTTATGCCTGTCGTCAGATCTGTCCTTTA
The DNA window shown above is from Candidatus Stygibacter australis and carries:
- a CDS encoding hydrogenase iron-sulfur subunit, whose translation is MKMNKEPQILGILCKWCSYTGADLAGTSRFTYPANVKIVQVPCSGRVDPVMIFKAFVEGYDGVMVSGCHPGDCHYGTGNYHARRKLAVARRLLNFVGINYDRMHFTWISAAEGKKFADECTQFTQQLKDLADKPKTLARKELAK
- a CDS encoding 4Fe-4S dicluster domain-containing protein, encoding MKELIVKAKELFELKIIEVLLGWKYDEIISDVRPYLFKDISEIDELIYDRRSVHNLTNYLPNITKRYKKVGIVLKGCDGRSLTTQIVEHRINLNQIVALAVGCEGVDIDEKQAPKCDDCPTNISPIADYVFGEKKTATEPGYDQLKKIEAMTDPERWDFFAVEFDKCTRCYACRQICPLCYCELCIADQHEPKWIEASAKLSSNTMWHLTRAYHLAGRCSDCGECDRICPEDIPLRLLNNAVEKSVLEMFNVRAGTIPDELPPLVVLAKEDPDEILGGRHE